DNA from Clupea harengus chromosome 2, Ch_v2.0.2, whole genome shotgun sequence:
gtgtgtgtgtatatgtgcgtgtatgtgtatatgtgcgtgcgtgtgtgtgtgtgtgtgtgtgtgtgtgtgtgtgtgtgtgtgtaaatgtgtgtgtgtgtgtgtgtgtgtgtgtgtgtgtgtgtgtgtgtgtgtgtgtgtgtgcgtgtgtaagtgtgcgtgtaagggtgcgtgtgtatgtgtgtgtgtgtgtgtgtgtgtgtgtgtgtctgtgtgtgtgtgtgcgcacatgcacactaaggcctgatgaccatgatgaccccctccctcctaatgaaacccaaacacaccaactcctctctggtacttaccatcaggacctaaagaaaccagaaacagagatgagatcattaatgaggctcaatggagacaaactcacactagaatgatcttcattctaacattacatcaacacatatgacagtggttcacacactttacctgtctatgtatgtgtatgtgtgtatgtgtgtgtgtgtgtgtgtgtgtgtgtgtgtgtgtgtgtgtttaaacagaaactgcattcaagtcagttctccactaaccaggggtacgttcgtcgtaggattgaagctaagttaatcaattggccttttagcccgttaagattagcgagctgattgagaacagcaaatatcggttcgttaacggctgatccgcatcctaatcatgtggttaatttcaaccaggctaaagttatcatggcatttgcgcgtgcacgtcctacttccaaaggcaggaaaggtcgatcaccaaaaccatgattttctaacggtataatggttctaaactcaaagaaaagggctctttttttctccgctggcgagtaggagatgaacatgaacgcttatgaagaatacaagaccataatcatggcaaaattcaacaccaccaccgctgtgagagcaaggtgtgttgggatgtttatagggtgatatctatgtatgaatatctgacggcaagtgtccactggtacagaggtttcctctaccggtttgaatctgcctgggtgctagttcaaatcccctcacctccttcctcgatgtagttttacatttccttggaagtcgctttgaatcaaagcgtctgttaaatgactaaatgtattaataacaaatgcaataaattgaagcagtgaaaataaattgtctgtatttctctctattcttatcatgagtccaccttaatcattttctacaataatgatatgctatggtgtactaataacactcatataattatgagtgctttgttctccgcatcaccgacactacaaaaatgtaccactggcaaaaaagcgcaagacagtcaatgttcgactgtggtgtttgcaataaatgactcgagcaggtcttgtaaattaatgattccttgtcggctgaatcggtagcgctcatacaagaataatggatcttggcgatcgcaaagaactctctccctccgctaatctaactctaatatcagtccttggtcaatgggatccctcctttttacgggggtgtggcaagcttatccagctacacttaagttagcctgccctggagcaggttagtgctaatcgatatgtaactatggtgatttatcaaaagttgcttccacgaaccaaaaagaggggcgttttttatcttagcctgaaaattagctcgctaaaccgcttagcgagctacgacgaatacccctcAGGACTCCTCCCAtcatgtttatttgtatgtctattgtgtaaccggcagaattacggtcctgtctcccagcagccaACGTAGCTCCGGTCCTTCTCTGCCACGCGTAGCACTCAGTGGCTGTTCATGCATTAGCCAAAGTGCTGCTcatataattaagaccttttgtcaggtttttaatggcacacacacgtgcatatatggaggcgacacaggacacacacacacacacacacacgcaggcctgaggtcgcggtgaatttattttctgcatttttcccatcctggaccgtccttcctcaaggaccccccaggagcagtgggcagcttgtagcgcccggggaccaagtgaagtgaactgtccatctttggtcagggatggacatgtgttctgttattttgcatgttttttctgttggggttcttagtggaggaaaccccttgtgaacacggggagaacatgcaaactccacacagaaaggcccgggagatagcccacttgagcactgtgcactctggggaggacctgccccccagagccaacagcgccccatgcgggaatcgaacccatgaccgtcttgctgtgaggcggcagtgcaagcacctgagccaaaCTCAActgttcatctgccatgttaTTTCCACCATTACTGAATCTGTTTCATGAACACCAACAGACCTCTTACACACTCCTGAGGGCACATAcagcccagtttgggaaccactgacataTAAAAACAGCAAAATGATAGTTCAGACAGACATTTTCTAGAATgcacaatcaaacacaaatatacacacacacacacgatagatACTGGACTGGAttattgtatctgtgtgtgagagagtgtgtgtgtgatagagagagaaagggctagGGTGTGAAGGTATTTAGTATGAAAGTGTAATCTGgttagagagtgtaagtgtgagcaggtttagtttgtgacatgaatgacagcactgagctCTTTACAGCAGAGAAACAGGAGACTTACATCTCAGCCcgactcttccctcctccttgtgTTCTCCACTGATGACCTGGCATGTGTACACTCCTTCATCTCCCCATCTGATATTCCTCAGTCTCAGAGAcacgtctcctctctgcagctcctgggtgttcacactcactctgccctcATAGTACTCCCCCTCTGTCACATGACCATTCTTATACAGGTAGATACAGTGTCTCCCATTAAACCACCTGATCTCCATGGCCACAGCACTGGTTTTAGGAGAGAGGTGACAAGGCAGAGTGACAT
Protein-coding regions in this window:
- the LOC116223542 gene encoding myelin-oligodendrocyte glycoprotein-like; protein product: MAAAVMDKDFKLVTPDHLVKAGGDVTLPCHLSPKTSAVAMEIRWFNGRHCIYLYKNGHVTEGEYYEGRVSVNTQELQRGDVSLRLRNIRWGDEGVYTCQVISGEHKEEGRVGLRCKSPVSLL